A genomic region of Homalodisca vitripennis isolate AUS2020 chromosome 5, UT_GWSS_2.1, whole genome shotgun sequence contains the following coding sequences:
- the LOC124363801 gene encoding uncharacterized protein LOC124363801 yields the protein MALLILFLSYKRRKLLYKAVTGLSGLSGALAALLLLATLYSFLRHSFILSVLHITLFDKLYYNLTLLGVLLLMLAASCWKLNRNTTFQPLHQTLRRSHIVWCLLMVLSLVYVIIQKPLLHYLVYSVTANHFGDHT from the exons ATGGCACTTCTGATCCTCTTTTTATCGTACAAGAGGAGGAAGTTACTGTATAAAGCTGTTACAGGTCTGAGCGGACTTTCTGGCGCTCTGGCCGCACTCTTGCTTCTGGCTACCCTGTATTCCTTCCTCCGACATTCCTTTATCCTGAGTGTCCTGCACATCACGCTGTTCGACAAGCTCTACTATAACCTGACCCTCCTGGGAGTTTTACTCCTGATGCTGGCCGCCTCATGCTGGAAGCTCAACAGAAATACTACATTTCAACCTCTCCA CCAAACACTTCGGAGATCACACATAGTGTGGTGCTTATTGATGGTACTATCGTTGGTATATGTGATCATCCAGAAACCACTTCTGCACTACCTGGTCTATTCTGTTACAGCCAACCACTTCGGAGATCACACATAG